The Bradyrhizobium ottawaense genome window below encodes:
- a CDS encoding ABC transporter substrate-binding protein, whose amino-acid sequence MPGRRESLAALAMLAAGVLITTPASAQKKYDPGASDTEIKIGNIMPYSGPASSYGVIGKTEAAYFRMINDQGGINGRKINFISYDDAYSPPKAIEQARKLVESDEVLLIFQPLGTPSNSAIMKYMNAKKVPQLFVASGGTKFGDPKNFPWTMGFQPNYQSEGRIYAKYIRDHFPSSKIAVFWQNDDAGKDQFKGLKDGLGDKANMIIADKSYEVSDPSIDSQIVALHDSGADIFFSWAAPKGSAQAIRKVGELGWKPKFFLANTATSVASVLKPAGLDYSKDIISTVYLKDPTDPTWDKDPAVVKWREFMDRYYPDGDKANSNNIYGYVQAEAMAQVLKQCGDNLTRENVMKQAANLKDFHTDLMLPGIMVNTSPDDYFPIEQMQLMRFNGQAWELFGDVITGEVGHERSQ is encoded by the coding sequence ATGCCGGGTCGTCGCGAAAGCCTTGCTGCCCTCGCCATGCTCGCTGCGGGAGTGCTCATCACGACACCGGCCTCGGCGCAGAAAAAATACGACCCCGGCGCCAGCGACACCGAAATCAAGATCGGCAACATCATGCCCTATAGCGGGCCTGCGTCGTCCTACGGTGTGATCGGCAAGACCGAGGCCGCCTATTTCAGGATGATCAACGACCAGGGCGGGATCAACGGCCGCAAGATCAACTTCATCAGCTATGACGACGCCTATTCGCCGCCGAAGGCGATCGAACAGGCGCGCAAGCTGGTGGAGAGCGACGAGGTGCTGCTGATCTTCCAGCCGCTCGGTACGCCCTCGAATTCCGCGATCATGAAGTACATGAACGCCAAGAAGGTGCCGCAGCTGTTCGTCGCCTCCGGCGGTACCAAGTTCGGCGACCCCAAGAACTTCCCGTGGACCATGGGCTTCCAGCCCAACTACCAGAGCGAGGGACGGATCTACGCCAAGTACATCCGCGATCATTTCCCGAGCAGCAAGATCGCCGTCTTCTGGCAGAACGACGACGCCGGCAAGGACCAGTTCAAGGGTTTGAAGGACGGGCTCGGCGACAAAGCCAATATGATCATCGCCGACAAGTCCTACGAGGTCAGCGATCCCTCGATCGACTCGCAGATCGTCGCCCTGCACGACTCTGGTGCGGACATCTTCTTCTCATGGGCCGCCCCGAAGGGCTCGGCGCAAGCGATCCGGAAGGTCGGCGAGCTCGGCTGGAAACCGAAATTCTTCCTCGCCAACACCGCGACTTCGGTCGCCTCGGTGCTCAAGCCTGCCGGGCTCGACTATTCCAAGGACATCATCTCGACGGTCTATCTGAAGGACCCGACCGATCCGACCTGGGACAAGGATCCGGCCGTGGTAAAATGGCGCGAATTCATGGACAGATACTATCCCGACGGCGACAAGGCCAATTCCAACAACATCTACGGTTATGTCCAGGCCGAGGCGATGGCGCAGGTGCTGAAGCAGTGCGGCGATAATCTCACCCGTGAGAACGTCATGAAGCAGGCCGCGAACCTGAAGGATTTCCACACCGACCTGATGCTGCCCGGCATCATGGTCAACACCTCACCGGACGATTATTTCCCGATTGAGCAGATGCAGCTGATGCGCTTCAACGGGCAAGCCTGGGAGCTGTTCGGCGACGTCATCACCGGCGAGGTTGGCCACGAGCGCAGCCAGTGA
- a CDS encoding DMT family transporter, whose protein sequence is MPPNDNRIDARDWSLLAVLSVLWGGSFFFNGAALRELPPLTLVFLRIALGAGILLPLLHMQGIGLPKSIVDWKPFVAIGLLNNVIPFSLIVAGQTFIPSGLASILNATTPLFTVVVMAAAGEEALQLRRVAGVALGLAGVIILRGWGLETRPGQGLGILLCLGGAFSYGFAALAARRMLKDAAPLGTATFQLMASTVMMAIVAGVVEQPWRLPVPGLTTWLAVLGLAGLSTALAYIVFFQIIRRSGATNVMLVTLLIPVTAILLGWLVLDEPISMREIAGAIVIGSALLVIDGRVLNLPRRSE, encoded by the coding sequence ATGCCCCCAAACGACAACAGGATCGACGCGCGCGATTGGTCGCTACTCGCGGTGCTCTCCGTCCTCTGGGGCGGCTCGTTCTTCTTCAACGGCGCGGCGTTGCGGGAATTGCCGCCGCTGACGCTGGTGTTTTTGCGTATCGCGCTCGGGGCGGGCATTCTGCTGCCGCTGCTGCACATGCAGGGGATCGGCTTGCCCAAGAGCATTGTGGACTGGAAGCCATTCGTTGCGATCGGGTTGCTGAACAATGTCATCCCGTTCTCACTGATCGTGGCCGGACAGACTTTCATCCCGAGTGGACTGGCGTCGATCCTGAATGCGACGACACCGCTGTTCACGGTGGTCGTGATGGCCGCGGCGGGCGAAGAGGCCTTGCAGCTGCGGCGCGTGGCCGGCGTGGCGCTCGGCCTTGCCGGCGTGATCATCCTGCGCGGATGGGGTCTCGAGACGAGGCCGGGGCAGGGGCTCGGCATCCTGCTCTGCCTTGGCGGCGCCTTCAGCTATGGATTCGCCGCACTGGCAGCGCGGCGAATGCTGAAGGACGCAGCACCGCTCGGCACCGCGACGTTTCAACTGATGGCGTCGACGGTGATGATGGCGATCGTCGCCGGCGTGGTGGAGCAGCCTTGGCGTCTTCCGGTGCCGGGCCTGACGACCTGGCTTGCGGTGCTTGGCCTTGCGGGCCTCTCGACGGCGCTCGCTTATATCGTCTTCTTTCAGATCATACGGCGCTCCGGTGCGACCAATGTCATGCTGGTGACGCTGCTCATTCCCGTCACCGCCATCCTGCTGGGATGGCTGGTGCTGGATGAGCCGATCTCGATGCGCGAGATCGCAGGCGCCATCGTCATTGGCAGCGCGCTGCTCGTGATCGACGGACGCGTTTTGAACCTGCCGCGGCGCAGCGAGTAA
- a CDS encoding NAD(P)-dependent oxidoreductase — MTRVAFIGLGRMGHGMAGRYLDAGFTVTLWNRSKAKAEDLIARGALWATSPEDAAIDADAVVTMVADDEASRAVWLGPKGAAKTAKSGTIAIECSTVSYDHAREMGRELNARGLIYIDCPVTGLPDAAASGKLTLLVGADAADLERARPYLTPIGSTIRHFGAVGSGTVYKLINNLMGAIQIAGLAEGLAIAEQAGLDMNLVLESIQAGVAASPQVQRHSKRMVARDFSGATFTAALRHKDAAYAVKLAESLLADKPLVSRAAVEAYAEAKAAMPDDDEGRMIELVSRPKKPS; from the coding sequence ATGACACGCGTCGCCTTCATCGGGCTTGGGCGGATGGGTCATGGCATGGCCGGCCGCTATCTCGATGCCGGCTTCACGGTGACGCTGTGGAATCGCAGCAAGGCCAAGGCTGAAGATTTGATCGCGCGCGGCGCGCTTTGGGCGACCTCGCCCGAGGACGCCGCAATCGATGCCGACGCGGTCGTGACCATGGTTGCCGATGACGAAGCCTCGCGCGCGGTCTGGCTCGGGCCGAAGGGCGCGGCCAAGACGGCAAAATCAGGCACCATCGCGATCGAATGCTCGACCGTCTCCTATGACCATGCCCGCGAGATGGGCCGCGAGCTGAATGCGCGCGGGCTCATCTATATCGATTGCCCCGTGACCGGATTGCCGGATGCCGCCGCCAGCGGAAAGCTGACGCTGCTGGTTGGCGCCGATGCGGCCGATCTCGAACGCGCGCGGCCGTATCTGACGCCGATCGGCTCGACCATCCGCCATTTCGGCGCGGTCGGCTCCGGCACCGTCTACAAGCTCATCAACAACCTCATGGGCGCGATCCAGATCGCCGGCCTCGCCGAGGGCCTTGCCATCGCCGAGCAGGCCGGGCTCGACATGAACCTCGTGCTGGAATCGATCCAGGCGGGCGTCGCCGCAAGTCCGCAGGTGCAGCGCCACTCCAAGCGCATGGTCGCTCGCGATTTTTCCGGCGCGACGTTCACGGCAGCGCTGCGGCACAAGGATGCCGCCTATGCGGTCAAACTCGCGGAGAGCCTGCTGGCCGACAAACCGCTGGTCTCGCGGGCCGCGGTCGAGGCCTACGCGGAGGCGAAGGCGGCGATGCCGGATGACGACGAAGGCAGGATGATCGAGCTGGTGTCGCGGCCGAAGAAGCCGTCCTAG
- the prfB gene encoding peptide chain release factor 2 (programmed frameshift), with product MRAEIERLVEEIKQSVGLLRRHLDVEKSTARLAELNKLAEDPNLWNDPQKAQKLMQERTSLEDSLSGIGKVEQELEDDIGMIELGEAEGDAGVVAEAEAALKNLKKEVARRELEALLSGEADRFDSYLEVHAGAGGTESQDWAQMLLRMYTRWADTHGFKVEVLEESEGEEAGIKSATIQVSGHNAYGWLKTEAGVHRLVRISPFDSNARRHTSFSSVQVFPVIDDSIKIDIKEADVRVDTMRSGGAGGQHVNKTESAVRLTHIPTGVAVVCQAGRSQHKNRAQAWDMLRARLYEIELKKREEKAAADQAAKTDIGWGHQIRSYVLQPYQMVKDLRTGVQTSDTSGVLGGDLDDFMAATLAQRAFGTTGADIEDVD from the exons ATGCGCGCCGAAATCGAACGGTTGGTAGAAGAGATCAAGCAGTCAGTCGGGCTGCTGAGGAGGCATCTT GACGTCGAGAAATCGACGGCGCGCCTCGCTGAGCTGAACAAGCTCGCAGAAGATCCCAATCTCTGGAATGATCCCCAGAAAGCCCAGAAGCTGATGCAGGAGCGGACCTCACTGGAGGATTCGCTCTCGGGCATCGGCAAGGTCGAGCAGGAGCTCGAAGACGACATCGGCATGATCGAGCTCGGCGAGGCCGAGGGCGATGCCGGCGTCGTCGCGGAAGCCGAAGCGGCTCTCAAGAATCTCAAGAAGGAAGTGGCGCGGCGCGAGCTCGAGGCGCTGCTGTCGGGCGAAGCCGACCGGTTCGATTCCTATCTCGAAGTCCATGCCGGCGCCGGCGGCACCGAGAGCCAGGACTGGGCGCAGATGCTGCTGCGCATGTACACGCGCTGGGCCGACACCCACGGCTTCAAGGTCGAGGTGCTGGAAGAGTCCGAGGGCGAAGAGGCCGGCATCAAGTCCGCGACGATCCAGGTCTCAGGCCACAACGCCTATGGCTGGCTGAAGACGGAAGCGGGCGTGCATCGTCTGGTGCGCATCTCGCCGTTCGATTCCAACGCGCGGCGGCACACCTCGTTCTCGAGCGTGCAGGTATTCCCCGTCATCGACGACAGCATCAAGATCGACATCAAGGAAGCCGACGTCCGCGTCGACACCATGCGCTCGGGCGGCGCCGGCGGCCAGCACGTCAACAAGACCGAATCCGCGGTGCGGCTGACGCACATTCCGACCGGTGTCGCCGTGGTCTGCCAGGCCGGCCGCTCCCAGCACAAGAACCGGGCTCAGGCCTGGGACATGCTGCGCGCGCGCCTGTATGAAATCGAGCTGAAGAAGCGCGAGGAGAAGGCCGCCGCCGACCAGGCCGCCAAGACCGACATCGGTTGGGGTCACCAGATCCGCTCCTACGTGCTGCAGCCCTATCAGATGGTGAAGGATCTGCGCACGGGGGTGCAGACCTCGGACACCTCGGGCGTGCTCGGCGGCGATCTCGACGACTTCATGGCCGCAACCTTGGCGCAGCGCGCCTTCGGCACCACTGGTGCCGACATCGAGGACGTGGATTAG
- a CDS encoding penicillin-binding protein 1A has product MRLLVRFMGFLFAAGTVVFLVGVGAVAGLIWHFSKDLPDYSQLQDYEPPVMTRVHAVDGSLLGEYAKERRLYLPIQAVPKLVINAFLAAEDKNFYEHGGIDYTGMARAGVVYIQNYGSNRRPQGASTITQQVAKNFLLTNEVSFARKIKEALLAMRIEKTYSKDKILELYLNEIYLGLGAYGIAAASLVYFDKSVNELTVAEASYLAALPKMPATLHPVRNRDRAIERRNYVIDRLVENGWIKQADADKARKEPLAVTNRSNGAHTFAGEYFAEEVRRDIFERYGEKKLYEGGLSVRTTLDPKIQVMARKAMVSGLVNYDEQQGYRGAMSKLDTSGDWGVRLAEIKSLSDISPWRMAVVLETSDQSARIGFQPSRELGGAVSKQRETGIVTVDGVRWARAVQGGTKGKTPTAVSQVLQPGDVIYADPLYKDGQPVEGQYRLRQIPEVSGAMVAMDPWTGRVLAMVGGFSFDQSQFNRATQAYRQPGSSFKPIVYSAALDNGYTPSTVVLDAPIEIDQGQGAGVWRPENFSSGKFQGPVTLRNALRQSLNTVTVRLAQDIGMPLIGEYARRFGVYDELPNYLSYALGAGETTAMRMVTAYSMLANGGRRVKPTLIDRIQDRYGHTIFKHDQRECRGCDAPGGWKNQAEPQLIDRREQVLDSMTAYQITELMEGVVQAGTATVIKEVGKPVAGKTGTTNEAKDAWFVGFSPDVAVAIYMGYDKPRPLGKGNAATGGHLAAPIARDFLKLALADKPAVPFKVPAGIKLVRVVSKTGMRAGPGETGGTILEAFKPGTAPPDNYSVIGVADADGRGGVPASQQQQPDSGFFMRPGTGGLY; this is encoded by the coding sequence ATGCGCTTGCTGGTGCGGTTCATGGGCTTCCTGTTCGCCGCGGGAACGGTGGTGTTCCTTGTCGGTGTCGGGGCCGTGGCAGGCCTGATCTGGCATTTCTCCAAGGACTTGCCGGACTACTCTCAGCTTCAGGATTACGAGCCGCCGGTGATGACCCGCGTGCACGCGGTCGACGGCTCGCTGCTCGGCGAATACGCCAAGGAGCGGCGGCTGTATCTGCCGATCCAGGCGGTGCCGAAGCTCGTGATCAATGCGTTCCTCGCGGCCGAGGACAAGAATTTCTACGAGCATGGCGGCATCGACTACACCGGCATGGCGCGCGCGGGCGTGGTCTACATCCAGAATTACGGCTCGAACCGGCGTCCGCAGGGTGCCTCCACGATCACCCAGCAGGTCGCCAAGAACTTCCTTTTGACCAACGAGGTCTCCTTCGCCCGCAAGATCAAGGAAGCCTTGCTCGCGATGCGGATCGAGAAGACCTACTCGAAGGACAAGATCCTCGAGCTGTATCTGAACGAAATCTATCTGGGCCTCGGCGCCTACGGCATCGCGGCCGCTTCGCTGGTCTATTTCGACAAGTCGGTGAACGAGCTGACCGTGGCGGAAGCGTCCTATCTGGCCGCGCTGCCGAAGATGCCGGCGACGCTGCATCCGGTCCGCAACCGCGACCGCGCCATCGAGCGCCGCAATTACGTGATCGACCGTCTGGTGGAGAACGGCTGGATCAAGCAGGCCGACGCCGACAAGGCGCGCAAGGAGCCGCTGGCCGTCACCAACCGCTCCAACGGCGCCCACACCTTCGCCGGCGAATATTTTGCCGAGGAAGTCCGCCGCGACATCTTCGAGCGCTACGGCGAGAAGAAGCTGTATGAGGGCGGTCTCTCGGTCCGCACCACGCTCGATCCGAAGATCCAGGTGATGGCGCGCAAGGCCATGGTCTCGGGCCTCGTGAACTATGACGAGCAGCAGGGCTATCGCGGCGCCATGAGCAAGCTCGATACGTCGGGCGATTGGGGCGTGAGGCTCGCCGAGATCAAATCGCTCTCCGACATCTCGCCATGGCGTATGGCGGTCGTGCTGGAGACCAGCGACCAGTCGGCGCGCATCGGCTTCCAGCCGAGCCGTGAGCTTGGCGGCGCCGTGAGCAAGCAGCGCGAGACCGGCATCGTCACGGTTGACGGCGTGCGGTGGGCGCGAGCCGTGCAGGGCGGAACCAAAGGCAAGACGCCGACGGCGGTGTCGCAGGTCCTGCAGCCCGGCGACGTCATCTATGCCGATCCGCTCTACAAGGACGGCCAGCCGGTCGAGGGCCAGTACAGGTTGCGCCAGATCCCCGAAGTGTCCGGTGCGATGGTGGCGATGGATCCCTGGACCGGCCGCGTGCTCGCCATGGTCGGCGGCTTCTCGTTCGACCAGAGCCAGTTCAACCGCGCCACGCAGGCCTATCGGCAGCCGGGCTCGTCGTTCAAGCCGATCGTCTATTCGGCGGCGCTCGACAATGGCTATACGCCCTCGACCGTCGTGCTCGACGCCCCCATCGAAATCGACCAGGGGCAGGGCGCCGGCGTGTGGCGGCCGGAAAACTTCTCCTCGGGCAAATTCCAGGGACCGGTGACGCTGCGCAACGCGCTGCGGCAATCGCTCAACACCGTGACGGTGCGGCTGGCGCAGGACATCGGCATGCCCTTGATCGGCGAATATGCCCGCCGTTTCGGTGTCTATGACGAACTGCCGAACTATCTGTCCTACGCGCTGGGCGCCGGCGAGACGACGGCGATGCGCATGGTCACGGCCTACTCGATGCTTGCCAATGGCGGCCGCCGCGTGAAGCCGACGCTGATCGATCGCATCCAGGACCGCTACGGACACACGATCTTCAAGCACGACCAGCGTGAATGCCGCGGCTGCGACGCGCCGGGCGGCTGGAAGAACCAGGCCGAGCCGCAGCTGATCGACCGCCGCGAGCAGGTGCTGGACTCGATGACCGCCTATCAGATCACAGAGCTGATGGAAGGCGTGGTGCAGGCCGGTACGGCCACGGTCATCAAGGAAGTCGGCAAACCCGTCGCCGGCAAGACCGGCACCACCAACGAGGCCAAGGACGCTTGGTTCGTCGGCTTCTCGCCCGACGTCGCCGTCGCCATCTACATGGGTTACGACAAGCCGCGTCCGCTGGGTAAGGGCAATGCCGCAACCGGCGGCCATCTGGCCGCTCCGATCGCGCGCGATTTCCTCAAGCTCGCGCTCGCCGACAAGCCCGCCGTTCCCTTCAAGGTGCCTGCCGGCATCAAGCTCGTGCGCGTCGTCTCCAAAACCGGCATGCGCGCAGGTCCGGGCGAGACTGGCGGAACCATTCTCGAAGCCTTCAAGCCGGGCACGGCGCCGCCGGACAATTACTCGGTCATTGGCGTTGCCGATGCCGACGGGCGCGGCGGCGTGCCGGCGTCGCAGCAGCAGCAGCCGGATTCCGGCTTCTTCATGCGGCCGGGCACCGGCGGGTTGTACTAA
- a CDS encoding N-acetylmuramoyl-L-alanine amidase, whose protein sequence is MASRTNQRVLLGCALLCAAALPCADSSRLSAAESQPQPTVAVANFPVASAARLAGDGKQTRFILDIDQTVTFRAVTLADPYRVVVDVPQVNFQLPAGTGVGGRGLVKAFRYGLVMPGGSRIVFDLTGPARIANSYVLEAANGQPARLVLELEEVDRTAFVQSLAPENRPELRPTIAEAQPATAPATTTPDTAQQKADGRPVVVIDPGHGGIDNGTQSSGESEKNLVLAFGLALRDKLEKAGKYRVVMTRNDDTFIPLNDRTKIARNLKAALFVSIHADALPRAEGDAQGATIYTLSDKASDAEAQRLADAENRADAIAGFNLAEEPTDVADILIDLTQRETRTFSNRFARLLMGEMKSTVRMHKHPLKSAGFRVLKAPDVPSVLVEIGYVSNKGDLEHLVSEGWRSRAVGSMAQAIDGFLTKRMATAGSSN, encoded by the coding sequence GTGGCGAGCCGCACAAATCAACGGGTTTTGCTGGGATGCGCACTTCTGTGCGCCGCAGCGTTGCCGTGCGCTGATTCCTCACGCTTGAGCGCCGCGGAAAGCCAGCCGCAACCCACTGTTGCGGTAGCGAATTTTCCAGTCGCCTCGGCCGCCCGGCTGGCCGGCGATGGCAAGCAGACACGCTTCATTCTCGACATCGACCAGACCGTTACCTTCCGTGCGGTCACGCTCGCGGACCCGTACCGGGTCGTCGTTGACGTGCCGCAGGTCAATTTTCAGCTGCCCGCGGGCACGGGGGTCGGGGGGCGCGGCCTGGTGAAGGCCTTCCGCTACGGGCTCGTCATGCCCGGCGGCTCGCGAATCGTGTTCGACCTGACGGGACCGGCCCGGATCGCCAATTCCTATGTGCTGGAGGCGGCCAACGGCCAGCCGGCTCGGCTCGTGCTGGAGCTGGAGGAGGTCGACCGGACCGCCTTCGTGCAGTCGCTCGCACCCGAAAATCGCCCCGAACTGCGGCCCACGATCGCCGAGGCGCAGCCCGCAACCGCTCCCGCGACGACAACCCCTGATACGGCGCAGCAGAAGGCCGATGGCCGCCCGGTGGTCGTGATCGATCCCGGTCATGGCGGCATCGACAACGGCACGCAGTCGAGCGGCGAGAGCGAGAAGAACCTGGTGCTGGCCTTTGGACTGGCGCTCCGCGACAAGCTGGAGAAGGCCGGCAAATACCGCGTGGTCATGACGCGGAACGACGACACCTTCATTCCTCTCAATGACCGCACCAAGATCGCCCGGAATCTGAAGGCCGCCTTGTTCGTCTCCATTCATGCCGATGCGCTGCCCCGTGCCGAGGGCGATGCGCAGGGCGCGACCATCTATACGCTGTCGGACAAGGCGTCCGACGCCGAGGCCCAGCGGCTGGCGGACGCAGAAAATCGGGCGGACGCGATCGCCGGCTTCAACCTCGCCGAGGAGCCGACCGACGTCGCCGACATCCTGATCGACCTCACGCAGCGGGAAACCCGCACCTTTTCAAACCGTTTCGCCCGTCTTCTGATGGGCGAGATGAAGTCGACGGTGCGGATGCACAAGCATCCCCTGAAGTCGGCGGGCTTCCGGGTGCTGAAGGCGCCCGACGTGCCGTCGGTGCTGGTCGAGATCGGTTATGTCTCCAATAAGGGCGACCTCGAGCATCTGGTCTCCGAGGGCTGGCGGTCGCGTGCCGTGGGCTCGATGGCGCAGGCCATCGACGGGTTCTTGACCAAGCGGATGGCCACGGCGGGATCGTCAAATTGA